From one Streptomyces chromofuscus genomic stretch:
- a CDS encoding acyl-CoA dehydrogenase family protein encodes MPSDSDIALDARPVQKAEAELAARVEALRPLLREQAGRGETDRVVPAQIIEALGEAGVFRLLTPKRYGGLETDLRTLTEVSETLGTADGSSAWTGMIIAVTNWLACLFPDKAQEDVFGADPDARVTGVAAPTGMGEKVPGGWRVSGRWSYNSGAPYATWAAVGALLKDDHGAVVDQALVLIPAGDLTIEDTWHMAGMKGTASNTLIARDVFVPEYRALSVPATAEGARVRSRPEEALYGSTFGPMLLLCLMGPLLGLGRAALDIVLEAAAAKPLSFTTHARQADSVGVQMQVAEAALKLETARLHTYQAVDAVDRAAPVAPLDYAARAHIRAQAGYAAQQVLEAIGILLNAHGSSAFAETHPLQRIWRDANVAARHAGLIPAVGLEVYGKSLLDVDERVSLMV; translated from the coding sequence GTGCCCAGCGATTCCGACATTGCACTCGACGCCCGGCCGGTGCAGAAGGCCGAAGCGGAACTCGCGGCGCGCGTCGAGGCGCTGCGGCCCTTGCTGCGCGAGCAGGCCGGACGTGGCGAGACGGACCGGGTGGTGCCGGCGCAGATCATCGAGGCGCTGGGGGAGGCGGGTGTCTTCCGGCTGCTCACCCCCAAGCGGTACGGCGGTCTCGAGACCGACCTGCGTACGCTGACCGAGGTGTCGGAGACCCTGGGCACGGCCGACGGCTCCTCCGCCTGGACCGGCATGATCATCGCGGTGACCAACTGGCTGGCCTGCCTGTTCCCGGACAAGGCCCAGGAAGACGTCTTCGGTGCCGACCCCGACGCGCGCGTGACCGGCGTGGCGGCACCGACGGGCATGGGGGAGAAGGTACCGGGTGGCTGGCGGGTCAGCGGCCGCTGGTCGTACAACTCCGGTGCTCCCTATGCCACATGGGCCGCGGTCGGCGCACTGCTCAAGGACGACCACGGCGCGGTCGTCGACCAGGCGCTGGTCCTGATCCCCGCGGGCGACCTCACCATCGAGGACACCTGGCACATGGCGGGCATGAAGGGCACGGCCAGTAACACGCTCATCGCCCGGGACGTGTTCGTACCCGAGTACCGTGCGCTGTCGGTACCGGCCACCGCGGAGGGCGCACGCGTGCGCTCCCGGCCGGAGGAGGCGCTGTACGGCTCCACGTTCGGGCCCATGCTGCTGCTGTGCCTGATGGGGCCGCTTCTCGGGCTGGGCAGGGCGGCCCTGGACATCGTGCTGGAGGCGGCTGCCGCCAAGCCGCTGTCGTTCACCACCCATGCACGGCAGGCTGACTCCGTGGGGGTTCAGATGCAGGTGGCGGAGGCGGCGCTGAAGCTGGAGACGGCCCGGCTGCACACCTACCAGGCGGTCGACGCGGTGGACCGGGCGGCCCCCGTGGCGCCCCTGGACTACGCGGCACGGGCACACATCAGGGCCCAGGCCGGCTACGCGGCACAGCAGGTACTCGAGGCGATCGGAATCCTGCTGAACGCGCATGGTTCGTCCGCGTTCGCCGAGACCCACCCCCTGCAGCGGATCTGGCGCGACGCCAACGTCGCGGCACGGCACGCGGGTCTGATCCCGGCCGTCGGCCTGGAGGTGTACGGCAAGTCACTGCTGGACGTCGACGAGCGCGTGAGCCTCATGGTCTGA
- a CDS encoding TetR/AcrR family transcriptional regulator, whose product MASTTRRRSTAADRRAVLEERIVSALEELLRVGLTYTELSVEQIANAAGISRSTFYLYFRDKVDVLLRVSGSLRARSYEITRAWQPSGPDGGAEGLARTYERIIRHYRQHAALLSAIHEVAAYDPVVRDSWADHQNRFIDHLVTSLEAEQRAGRTPADIDPRLAATLIVQGGGAVITRQAVGSDGGDDALVARELAYGYWYGVYRRPAGRPTA is encoded by the coding sequence ATGGCTTCCACCACGCGACGACGCTCCACCGCGGCCGACCGGCGGGCCGTGCTCGAGGAACGCATCGTGTCCGCTCTGGAGGAACTCCTGCGCGTCGGTCTCACCTACACCGAGCTGAGCGTGGAGCAGATCGCGAACGCGGCGGGGATCTCACGGTCCACGTTCTATCTGTACTTCCGCGACAAGGTCGACGTACTGCTGCGGGTGAGTGGTTCCCTCAGAGCGCGGAGCTACGAGATCACGCGGGCCTGGCAGCCCAGCGGCCCGGACGGTGGCGCCGAGGGCCTGGCACGCACCTACGAACGGATCATCCGGCACTACCGCCAACACGCGGCGCTGCTGTCCGCGATCCACGAGGTGGCCGCGTACGACCCCGTCGTCCGCGACTCGTGGGCGGACCATCAGAACCGCTTCATCGACCATCTGGTGACGAGCCTCGAAGCGGAGCAGCGAGCCGGACGCACGCCGGCCGACATCGACCCCCGTCTTGCCGCCACGCTGATCGTCCAGGGAGGCGGTGCGGTGATCACCCGGCAGGCGGTCGGCAGCGACGGCGGTGACGATGCCCTGGTGGCCCGGGAACTGGCCTACGGCTACTGGTACGGCGTGTACCGCCGTCCGGCAGGGCGGCCCACCGCCTGA